One window of the Niallia circulans genome contains the following:
- a CDS encoding polymer-forming cytoskeletal protein produces MKITPKVLLASILAGALLTACGNTDTEPKKEEKKAEQSADVVTTASIVNEADPLVKALSADGTWIVATLQDLKVDSDILVAGEFHDKNDAANPIYRKLALYTQDEDHNIIDSFTLTAPKMTVQSENFKIQGGTFVGDVYVEANGFTVDATAKVDGNVYYKSDAFKSSAVIDGEVTGAQEVK; encoded by the coding sequence ATGAAAATTACACCAAAAGTTTTACTAGCTTCCATCTTAGCAGGAGCACTTTTAACTGCTTGTGGAAATACAGACACAGAACCAAAGAAAGAAGAGAAAAAAGCAGAGCAATCAGCTGATGTAGTAACAACGGCTTCCATCGTAAATGAAGCAGATCCACTAGTGAAAGCATTAAGTGCTGATGGAACTTGGATTGTTGCAACACTTCAAGATTTAAAAGTAGACAGTGATATCTTAGTAGCTGGTGAATTCCACGATAAAAATGATGCTGCTAATCCAATCTATCGTAAACTTGCTCTTTATACACAAGATGAAGACCATAATATTATTGATTCCTTCACTTTAACAGCTCCTAAAATGACTGTCCAAAGTGAAAATTTCAAAATCCAAGGTGGTACATTTGTTGGTGATGTTTATGTAGAAGCTAATGGGTTTACTGTTGATGCTACTGCAAAAGTTGACGGTAATGTTTATTACAAAAGTGATGCATTTAAATCTTCTGCTGTAATAGATGGCGAAGTAACTGGTGCACAAGAAGTAAAATAA
- a CDS encoding Nramp family divalent metal transporter, with product MDRNRSLEKNHSKSAKSVFSEEVKGWKRILPFLGPAFIAAIAYIDPGNFATNIAAGSKYGYLLLWVILFSNIMALIIQSLSAKLGIATGKNLAEVAREEFPKPVSIGLWIQGELVIMATDLAEFIGAALGIYLLFGIPLLEASLIAAVGSFAILELQRRGYRSLEAGITGMLFIVVLSFIVQMFFAKPDVPSLLHGLFTPQFDGLDSVILAAGILGATVMPHAIYLHSALTQNRIVGETDKEKKQIFRFEFIDILIAMLIAGFINGAMLIVSSALFHKNGLFVEDLDVAFNYFGQLVNPISATLFGLGLLIAGLSSSSVGTMSGDVIMQGFIHFRIPLYVRRFITMVPPIAVIALGINPTTALVISQVILSFGIGFALIPLIMFTSSKRIMGNLVNTKWITVISWVMAILIVALNIFILVQTFQ from the coding sequence ATGGACAGAAATCGATCTTTAGAAAAAAATCATTCTAAATCAGCAAAAAGTGTGTTTAGCGAGGAAGTTAAAGGCTGGAAAAGAATCCTTCCTTTTTTAGGACCAGCATTCATTGCGGCAATTGCCTACATTGATCCAGGAAACTTCGCAACAAATATTGCTGCTGGATCAAAATATGGGTACTTATTATTATGGGTTATTCTTTTTTCAAATATAATGGCGTTAATTATTCAATCCTTATCAGCAAAATTAGGTATTGCTACTGGTAAAAATTTAGCAGAGGTAGCTCGAGAGGAATTTCCCAAGCCTGTGTCTATCGGTTTGTGGATACAAGGTGAGCTTGTCATTATGGCAACAGATTTAGCAGAGTTTATTGGTGCAGCACTTGGTATTTATCTTCTTTTTGGTATTCCTTTACTGGAAGCTAGTCTGATTGCTGCTGTTGGATCTTTTGCCATTCTTGAATTACAAAGACGGGGATACCGTTCTCTAGAAGCAGGAATTACTGGGATGCTTTTTATTGTTGTCCTTTCTTTTATTGTACAAATGTTCTTTGCGAAGCCAGATGTTCCATCTTTATTACACGGGTTATTCACTCCACAATTTGATGGATTAGATAGCGTAATTTTAGCTGCTGGTATCCTTGGAGCTACAGTAATGCCACATGCAATTTACTTACACTCTGCATTAACACAAAATAGAATTGTTGGGGAAACGGATAAAGAAAAAAAGCAAATTTTCCGCTTTGAATTTATCGATATCCTTATTGCCATGTTGATTGCAGGATTTATTAATGGAGCAATGCTTATCGTCTCTAGTGCATTATTCCATAAAAATGGATTATTTGTGGAAGATTTAGATGTAGCTTTTAACTATTTCGGACAGTTAGTAAATCCAATTTCAGCTACTTTATTTGGCCTAGGTTTATTAATTGCTGGATTATCCAGTTCATCTGTTGGAACGATGTCTGGAGATGTGATTATGCAGGGATTTATTCATTTTCGCATTCCATTATACGTAAGAAGATTTATTACAATGGTGCCCCCTATTGCTGTCATTGCATTAGGTATTAATCCAACAACTGCACTAGTAATAAGTCAAGTAATCTTATCATTTGGAATTGGTTTTGCTCTTATTCCATTAATAATGTTTACTAGTTCAAAACGTATTATGGGAAACCTGGTCAATACAAAATGGATTACAGTTATTTCTTGGGTTATGGCTATTTTAATTGTCGCTTTGAATATTTTTATTCTCGTACAAACATTTCAGTAA
- a CDS encoding superoxide dismutase family protein: MKKLSLLVLITIFLTGCAEGEVTKAEVEMFNDVGDSLGTIKLQEQADGVKLSLNLKGLTPGIHGIHIHETNKCDAPDFQSAGNHFNPDNKEHGLLHPEGAHAGDLPNILVKEDGTAKAELMAPQVTLRDGKNSLFSKKGTSIVITEQQDDGMTQPAGDSGERIACGPIKKK, translated from the coding sequence ATGAAAAAACTGAGTTTATTAGTGCTGATAACCATTTTCCTAACCGGCTGTGCGGAGGGGGAAGTGACAAAAGCAGAGGTAGAAATGTTTAATGATGTGGGAGACTCTTTAGGAACAATTAAATTGCAGGAGCAGGCTGACGGAGTAAAATTATCTTTAAACTTAAAAGGTCTAACTCCAGGAATCCATGGTATTCATATACATGAAACAAATAAATGTGATGCTCCAGATTTTCAATCGGCAGGCAATCACTTTAATCCAGATAATAAAGAACATGGTTTACTTCACCCAGAAGGTGCCCATGCGGGTGATTTACCTAATATCTTGGTAAAGGAAGATGGAACTGCAAAAGCTGAGCTAATGGCACCACAAGTAACCCTTAGAGATGGAAAAAATTCATTATTCAGCAAAAAAGGGACTTCAATCGTTATTACCGAACAACAAGATGACGGAATGACTCAACCTGCAGGGGATTCAGGCGAAAGAATCGCATGTGGACCGATTAAAAAGAAATAA
- a CDS encoding kinase-associated lipoprotein B: MSELAIGSIVTAFYKTGKYIGEITEIRPQSYLVRVLAVLKHPMQGDLHQPKEAIVDIFHERKALSYREQMNAPKKMVKLYKEDSIPSYNDSLQTAIEKMRKELQEDDSAFAIQSLKNLEILNAEYYKIV; encoded by the coding sequence TTGTCAGAACTAGCTATCGGTTCCATCGTCACCGCCTTTTATAAAACTGGAAAATACATCGGGGAAATTACAGAGATTCGTCCTCAAAGTTATTTAGTACGGGTTCTTGCGGTCTTAAAGCATCCGATGCAAGGAGATTTGCATCAGCCAAAAGAGGCCATAGTTGATATTTTCCATGAAAGAAAAGCCCTTTCTTACCGAGAACAGATGAATGCTCCAAAGAAAATGGTCAAGCTATATAAAGAAGACTCCATTCCTTCTTATAATGATTCTCTACAAACTGCTATCGAAAAAATGCGTAAAGAGCTTCAAGAAGATGATTCTGCTTTCGCTATTCAAAGTTTAAAAAACTTGGAAATACTTAATGCAGAATACTATAAAATCGTTTAG
- the kapD gene encoding 3'-5' exonuclease KapD: MEKQQYLFIDFEFTMPEKSSKFKGFYPEIIEVGIVAVVGDTIREQFSSYVVPRKFSTLSRRCKSFLHISQEQVNNGISLYDLMKKLEAICNGYQNIIVTWGNMDMKVLKDNCHKAQLPFILSCKEVDLSMEYKRFFGDKNQTGLWKAVREYGREGTGKHHRALDDALTTYHIFKLVEQDKKYLGKSNQPTIGDLIDMSKLFNKFA; this comes from the coding sequence ATGGAAAAGCAACAGTATTTATTTATTGACTTTGAATTCACCATGCCAGAGAAAAGTAGTAAGTTTAAGGGGTTTTATCCAGAAATTATTGAGGTTGGTATAGTAGCCGTTGTTGGTGATACCATAAGGGAACAGTTTTCTTCATATGTAGTACCCCGTAAGTTTTCAACCCTTTCAAGGAGATGCAAATCTTTTCTACATATTTCACAAGAACAAGTAAATAACGGGATATCTTTATACGATCTAATGAAAAAGCTTGAGGCAATTTGTAACGGATACCAAAATATTATTGTTACATGGGGAAACATGGATATGAAAGTGCTAAAGGATAATTGTCATAAAGCACAACTTCCCTTTATACTATCTTGTAAAGAAGTTGATTTATCGATGGAATATAAGCGGTTTTTTGGTGATAAAAACCAAACAGGCTTATGGAAAGCAGTTAGGGAATATGGCAGAGAGGGAACTGGGAAACATCATCGTGCTTTAGATGATGCCTTAACCACTTATCATATTTTTAAACTCGTTGAGCAAGATAAGAAGTACTTGGGGAAATCTAATCAACCAACCATTGGAGACTTAATTGATATGTCTAAATTATTTAATAAGTTTGCATAA
- a CDS encoding Na+/H+ antiporter subunit A, protein MSILHWVVLAPFLYTLLIPITFKFMKKIHTGWFVLPLPLLLFIYFCRNIGTTSNLHTKVESIPWIPSLGIDFAVKLDGLGMLFALLITGIGSLVILYSIYYLDKNKEKVNHFYVYLLLFMGAMLGVVLSDNLIVLYMFWEITSISSFLLIGFWNNRSNSRYGAIKSMVVTVFGGLSLLAGIVLLYLMTGSFTISEIITSVQQDSIMSHPLFILGMICILLGAFTKSAQFPFHIWLPDAMEAPTPVSSYLHSATMVKAGIYLVARLSPVFAVSGYWLWIVSLVGIVTLIYGSFMAIKQVDLKGLLAYSTISQLGMIMSLLGIGAAGVHYDNESVYYIATAAAIFHLVNHATFKGSLFMMVGIVDHETGTRDIRRLGGLMKIMPITFAIALIGSLSMAGIPPFNGFLSKEMFFASMLNILDFQMFNLDTWGVLLPVIAWVGSIFTFVYSMILVFKTFTGKYQPEKLSAKPHEAPMGMLISPIILVSLVVIFGLFPGLLTNTILSPAITSIYGGGVYDLHIYHWHGFEPELFMTIGVIVFGIILYLTVGKWSVIYQAIPVIWNRIYDWLFGETENGFNKLTNRYMTGSLRTYLIYIFSFFILILSYTLFIKDGFTINTSRLAPIGGYEVVLSLVLVISTIAILFAKSRLTSIILLGAVGYTVSLFYVVFRAPDLALTQLVIETVSVALFLLCFYHLPRNARKKESIPFKLSNAIISVLVGLVVMIIAIASYSTKLFDSISQFYVENTYTKAAGENMVNVILVDFRGFDTLFEITVLAIAAIGIYSMITLRMGGKKNENK, encoded by the coding sequence TTGTCTATACTTCACTGGGTTGTACTTGCACCATTTTTATACACCCTATTAATACCTATCACATTTAAATTTATGAAAAAAATACATACTGGATGGTTTGTTCTTCCACTTCCTTTGCTATTGTTTATTTATTTTTGCCGAAACATTGGGACAACCTCAAATTTACATACAAAAGTAGAATCAATCCCATGGATTCCATCACTAGGAATTGATTTTGCCGTAAAATTAGACGGTCTCGGCATGCTATTTGCATTATTAATAACTGGAATCGGTTCTCTTGTTATTCTCTATTCCATTTATTATTTGGATAAAAACAAAGAGAAGGTCAATCATTTCTATGTATATCTTCTATTATTCATGGGAGCAATGCTCGGTGTTGTCTTATCTGATAATCTCATTGTGCTTTATATGTTCTGGGAAATTACCAGTATTTCTTCGTTTCTTTTAATAGGTTTTTGGAATAATCGAAGTAACTCGCGATATGGCGCAATCAAATCAATGGTTGTTACCGTATTTGGTGGTCTTTCCTTATTAGCAGGAATTGTTCTACTTTACCTAATGACCGGATCCTTTACTATTTCAGAAATAATTACTTCTGTTCAACAAGATTCTATTATGTCTCATCCATTATTTATTTTAGGGATGATTTGTATCTTACTTGGTGCATTTACAAAATCTGCCCAATTTCCATTCCATATTTGGCTGCCTGATGCAATGGAAGCTCCAACACCTGTCAGCAGTTATTTGCATTCCGCTACAATGGTTAAAGCTGGTATATATCTTGTGGCCCGTTTAAGTCCTGTCTTTGCAGTGTCTGGTTATTGGCTGTGGATTGTATCACTTGTCGGGATTGTTACTCTAATATATGGATCTTTTATGGCAATAAAACAAGTAGACTTAAAAGGTCTTCTAGCATACTCAACAATCAGTCAGCTCGGAATGATTATGTCTTTACTAGGGATTGGAGCTGCTGGTGTCCACTATGACAATGAAAGTGTTTATTACATTGCCACAGCTGCTGCAATCTTCCATCTTGTCAACCATGCAACCTTTAAAGGAAGTTTGTTTATGATGGTTGGAATTGTTGATCATGAAACTGGGACAAGAGATATTCGTCGTTTAGGCGGCCTGATGAAGATTATGCCAATCACATTTGCTATCGCATTAATTGGCTCGCTGTCTATGGCTGGTATCCCGCCATTTAATGGATTTCTGAGCAAAGAGATGTTCTTTGCAAGTATGTTAAATATTCTTGACTTCCAAATGTTTAACCTAGATACGTGGGGAGTTCTATTACCTGTCATTGCATGGGTCGGCAGTATCTTTACATTTGTTTATAGCATGATTCTTGTATTTAAGACTTTCACTGGAAAATACCAACCAGAAAAATTATCGGCTAAACCACATGAAGCACCAATGGGTATGCTTATTTCACCCATTATCTTAGTATCCCTTGTTGTCATATTTGGATTATTTCCTGGGCTTCTAACCAATACCATTCTTTCTCCTGCTATTACATCTATTTATGGCGGAGGCGTTTATGATCTGCATATCTATCACTGGCATGGATTTGAACCTGAGTTATTTATGACGATTGGGGTCATTGTGTTTGGAATAATTCTCTATTTAACTGTAGGAAAATGGTCTGTTATCTATCAAGCCATTCCTGTTATTTGGAATCGAATATATGATTGGTTATTTGGCGAAACAGAAAATGGATTTAACAAGCTGACAAACAGATATATGACAGGTTCCTTGCGTACCTATCTCATTTATATCTTTTCTTTCTTTATTCTAATCCTTTCTTACACTCTATTTATAAAGGATGGCTTTACAATAAACACTTCCCGACTAGCACCAATTGGTGGATATGAAGTCGTGCTGTCGCTTGTTCTGGTGATTTCCACCATCGCTATATTATTCGCTAAATCTCGTTTGACTTCTATTATTCTTTTAGGAGCAGTCGGATATACCGTATCATTATTTTACGTAGTATTTCGCGCACCTGATCTTGCTTTAACACAATTAGTTATTGAAACAGTTTCCGTTGCTTTATTCTTATTGTGTTTTTACCATTTACCTAGAAATGCTAGAAAAAAGGAAAGTATTCCTTTCAAATTATCCAATGCAATCATTTCTGTACTAGTTGGACTCGTAGTGATGATCATTGCGATTGCCTCCTATAGCACGAAACTATTCGATTCCATTTCTCAATTTTATGTGGAGAATACGTATACAAAAGCGGCAGGAGAAAACATGGTAAATGTTATCTTAGTGGATTTCAGGGGTTTTGATACACTTTTTGAAATTACAGTACTAGCTATTGCTGCTATTGGTATTTATTCGATGATCACTTTGAGAATGGGAGGAAAGAAAAATGAAAATAAATAA
- a CDS encoding Na(+)/H(+) antiporter subunit B — protein MKINNLVLQTITKVIVFLILLYAVDLFFAGHYTPGGGFIGGLMASGAIVLLLIAYDLKVVKKIFPVNFIYVTAIGLLISTLTGMIGVLNDKPFLTHFFNKHAHLPLLGETSLHTAALFDLGVFLVVVGVTMTIIQTIGEDD, from the coding sequence ATGAAAATAAATAATTTAGTTTTACAAACCATTACAAAAGTCATTGTTTTTTTAATACTCCTCTATGCAGTTGATCTCTTTTTTGCTGGTCACTATACGCCAGGCGGAGGCTTTATCGGTGGATTAATGGCAAGTGGAGCAATAGTTCTATTGCTGATAGCTTATGATTTAAAAGTAGTAAAGAAAATCTTTCCGGTTAATTTTATCTATGTTACTGCAATAGGATTGCTGATAAGCACTTTAACAGGAATGATTGGCGTATTAAATGACAAACCATTTTTAACGCACTTTTTTAATAAACATGCTCACTTGCCTTTATTAGGAGAAACGTCCCTTCACACTGCTGCACTGTTTGATCTTGGGGTTTTCTTAGTAGTAGTAGGAGTTACAATGACCATTATTCAAACGATTGGAGAGGATGACTAA
- a CDS encoding Na(+)/H(+) antiporter subunit C gives MEFLMAFIIGILFMCATYLILSKSLLRIIIGTGLLSHGVHLLILTMGGLKKGAAPLLGQHADSYSDPLPQALILTAIVISFGVTSFLLVLAYRTYQELGTDNLEKLRGKKHE, from the coding sequence ATGGAATTCTTAATGGCATTCATTATCGGCATTTTATTTATGTGTGCGACGTATTTAATTCTTTCTAAGAGTCTATTGCGCATTATTATCGGAACTGGCCTTCTTAGCCATGGGGTTCATTTACTAATATTAACGATGGGTGGCTTAAAGAAAGGTGCTGCGCCACTCTTAGGGCAGCATGCTGACAGTTATTCTGACCCGTTACCCCAAGCATTAATATTAACTGCGATTGTTATTAGCTTTGGTGTCACTTCCTTCTTATTAGTACTTGCCTACAGAACTTATCAAGAATTAGGGACTGATAATTTGGAGAAATTGAGAGGGAAAAAGCATGAGTAA
- a CDS encoding Na+/H+ antiporter subunit D codes for MSNLILFPILIPLLTGIILIFFYKKTILQRIISLLSTSVSIIIVLFMIDKIKNEGIQTVNLSNWDAPFGITIVADMVSALLVLTTNIIAFCCILYSFKGIDRERENYFYYAMIQFLLVGVIGAFSTGDIFNLFVFFEVMLMASYVLLVLGNTKIQLRETVKYIIVNVVASALFVIAVAYFYSVVGTLNMASISERISEVGGSGILTVIAVLFLIVFGLKGALFPLFFWLPGSYYAAPIPILALFGALLTKVGVYSIARTYSLFFYEDSYVFTLLGILSLLTIILGAIGAIAYNDVKKIIIYNIVTAIGVILYGFSIFNSTSLNGAIFYLLHDMIIKGALFLLIGIMIYITGTSNLKYMSGLMKKYPLLTWTFFLAALSLAGIPPLSGFIGKLLIIQGAFEERNYMGSFIVVLSSLLVLLSVIKIFVKGFWGEESDNITIKSIKTLLLPGCILVLLSCLIGIGTEMISPYISLAVESLLQPENYIHAVLKE; via the coding sequence ATGAGTAACTTAATTCTATTTCCAATTTTAATTCCTTTACTCACAGGAATCATTTTGATTTTCTTTTATAAGAAGACCATCTTACAACGGATTATTTCCTTATTGAGCACTAGTGTTTCGATTATAATTGTGCTATTTATGATAGATAAAATCAAAAATGAGGGAATTCAAACAGTAAATTTAAGTAATTGGGATGCTCCGTTTGGGATAACGATTGTAGCAGATATGGTATCAGCACTTCTTGTGTTAACAACAAATATAATCGCCTTTTGTTGTATCCTCTACTCCTTTAAGGGAATCGATAGAGAAAGAGAAAATTACTTTTATTACGCTATGATTCAATTTCTCTTAGTTGGTGTTATTGGTGCGTTTTCAACTGGCGATATCTTTAACTTGTTTGTATTTTTTGAAGTAATGTTAATGGCTTCCTATGTACTACTTGTTCTTGGAAATACAAAAATTCAATTAAGAGAAACAGTAAAATATATTATTGTAAATGTTGTCGCTTCCGCACTCTTCGTTATTGCCGTTGCCTATTTTTATTCTGTTGTTGGAACTTTAAACATGGCGTCTATTTCAGAGCGAATCAGTGAAGTGGGTGGATCAGGCATATTAACGGTCATAGCTGTCCTGTTCTTAATCGTCTTTGGATTAAAAGGGGCTCTCTTCCCGTTATTTTTCTGGCTTCCAGGATCTTATTATGCCGCTCCCATACCGATACTTGCATTATTTGGAGCGTTATTAACAAAAGTTGGAGTTTATTCGATTGCCCGGACGTACTCCCTCTTCTTCTATGAGGATTCTTATGTCTTTACATTATTAGGCATCCTGTCTCTTCTAACCATTATTTTAGGAGCAATTGGAGCAATTGCCTATAATGATGTCAAAAAAATTATTATTTATAATATCGTTACGGCAATTGGTGTTATCTTGTATGGATTCTCTATTTTTAATAGCACTTCCTTAAATGGAGCGATTTTCTACCTTTTACATGACATGATTATTAAAGGAGCGCTGTTTCTATTAATTGGAATCATGATTTATATTACTGGAACTAGCAATTTAAAATATATGAGTGGCTTGATGAAGAAATACCCTTTACTGACTTGGACCTTCTTTCTTGCCGCACTTAGCCTTGCAGGTATTCCGCCATTAAGTGGATTTATTGGTAAATTACTCATTATTCAAGGAGCCTTTGAAGAAAGGAATTATATGGGAAGTTTTATTGTTGTGCTATCGAGTCTCCTCGTATTACTATCTGTTATCAAGATATTTGTTAAAGGTTTTTGGGGAGAGGAATCAGATAATATTACTATAAAGTCTATAAAAACACTTTTACTACCCGGGTGTATACTAGTCCTTCTTTCCTGTCTAATCGGAATTGGCACAGAGATGATCTCACCATATATTTCACTCGCTGTTGAAAGTTTATTGCAACCGGAAAACTATATCCATGCCGTATTAAAGGAGTGA
- a CDS encoding Na+/H+ antiporter subunit E: MAFQLLLNFVISFIWMFLKGSFAPDTFLIGFIIGLILIFITRRFFSDKFYLYRVVSIFKLLGIFLRELVLSNIAVLKIILRPRLKVTPGIFALETDLRKDWEITILCNLITLTPGTLVVDISEDNKILYIHAMDISDKEAAISSIKNSFEKAIQEVSI; this comes from the coding sequence ATGGCATTTCAATTATTATTAAATTTTGTAATCAGTTTTATTTGGATGTTTCTGAAAGGCTCCTTCGCTCCAGATACGTTTCTAATCGGGTTTATTATCGGATTGATTCTTATATTTATTACAAGAAGATTTTTCTCCGATAAGTTTTATTTATATCGAGTTGTTTCTATATTTAAACTTTTAGGTATTTTTCTAAGAGAATTAGTACTTTCCAATATCGCTGTGTTAAAAATCATTCTTCGGCCAAGGTTAAAAGTAACGCCGGGTATTTTTGCCCTAGAAACCGATTTAAGGAAAGACTGGGAAATAACGATACTTTGTAATCTTATCACGCTCACACCTGGAACGCTTGTAGTGGATATTTCAGAAGATAATAAAATCCTATATATTCATGCAATGGATATTAGCGATAAAGAGGCCGCTATCAGCAGTATTAAAAATAGCTTTGAAAAAGCCATACAAGAGGTGAGTATTTGA
- a CDS encoding Na(+)/H(+) antiporter subunit F1, producing MFQTIMHISLFIVSISTILFIYRVVKGPSTPDRVVALDAIGINLVAITAILSIVLKTSAFLEVILLIGILAFIGTVAFSKYLEKGVIIENDRDNH from the coding sequence ATGTTCCAGACCATTATGCATATATCTTTATTTATTGTTTCTATCTCGACGATTTTATTTATTTATCGAGTCGTAAAGGGACCTTCTACTCCCGATAGAGTAGTCGCTCTAGATGCTATCGGAATCAACCTTGTTGCGATTACTGCTATTTTATCAATAGTGTTAAAAACTTCGGCCTTTTTGGAAGTTATTCTTCTCATTGGTATTTTAGCCTTTATTGGTACGGTAGCTTTTTCTAAGTATCTGGAGAAAGGAGTAATAATCGAAAATGACCGAGACAATCATTAG
- the mnhG gene encoding monovalent cation/H(+) antiporter subunit G, whose product MTETIISIIIAILILLGSLLSLVASIGVLRLPDVYTRSHAASKSATLGVMFILLGACLYFFQSEQIFNSRLILAIAFIFLTSPVAGQLIIRSAYNRKIPMADETIRDDLKEARDAAAKSK is encoded by the coding sequence ATGACCGAGACAATCATTAGCATTATTATAGCCATTCTTATTCTCTTAGGATCCTTATTAAGTCTAGTTGCAAGCATTGGCGTATTAAGATTACCAGATGTGTATACAAGAAGTCACGCAGCGTCTAAATCCGCAACGCTAGGAGTCATGTTTATCCTTCTTGGTGCTTGTCTCTATTTTTTTCAGTCGGAACAAATTTTTAATTCTCGTTTAATTCTTGCAATCGCCTTTATTTTCTTAACATCTCCAGTTGCGGGACAACTTATTATTCGCTCTGCTTATAACAGAAAAATACCAATGGCAGATGAAACGATAAGAGATGATTTAAAAGAAGCGAGAGACGCTGCTGCGAAAAGCAAATAA
- a CDS encoding asparagine synthase, with protein MKNIREGLIPTVLGTAVTTAGIAMKKNRKVDSMISNTVFGFGLAHVVLGTIDLIEHRNKF; from the coding sequence ATGAAAAATATACGTGAAGGATTAATCCCTACTGTTCTTGGAACAGCCGTTACAACTGCCGGCATTGCCATGAAGAAAAATCGTAAAGTCGATTCCATGATTTCCAATACAGTCTTTGGATTTGGACTAGCACATGTCGTCTTAGGAACAATTGATCTAATCGAACACCGTAATAAGTTTTAG
- a CDS encoding LexA family protein, translating to MFLDKNTITEILRYIYDYSCTNGYPPTQKEIGDQIGVLAPSSVHKHLNYLIKHEFIKKNPSKMRTIISRNLAI from the coding sequence ATGTTTTTAGATAAAAATACCATTACAGAAATTTTAAGGTACATTTATGATTATTCTTGTACAAATGGTTATCCGCCTACCCAAAAAGAAATAGGGGATCAGATTGGAGTATTAGCACCTTCAAGTGTACACAAACATTTAAATTATTTAATAAAACATGAATTTATCAAAAAAAACCCTTCGAAAATGAGGACTATTATTTCTAGAAATTTAGCTATATAA